A region from the Paenibacillus humicola genome encodes:
- a CDS encoding cupin domain-containing protein has protein sequence MYVHFNDGPYPVYTNVQPAGSGPLPNYSVSDALLAGTKREASLMDLYRRLADKAPDQKHKELILQALALKNIHFNQFASLYRALTGIEPIYETDPIAFDGYEDGLRIAREAGLEGWEQYRGYGDRIPYPPIRQVFLYASSGEQENAMRLGSLDRIVLKDYGPDPFVVNIEEAAETNNTYRTALWTGNHLQVTVMSIGVGDDIGLEVHPDTDQFIRIEEGQGFVQMGDSRDRLDFQAQAYEDYAIMIPAGKWHNVTNTGNQPLKVYVIYAPPEHPRGTVHPTKADAMASEAAH, from the coding sequence GTGTACGTACATTTCAACGACGGTCCGTATCCGGTCTACACGAATGTTCAGCCGGCCGGAAGCGGTCCGCTCCCGAACTATTCCGTATCAGATGCCCTGCTTGCCGGTACCAAAAGAGAAGCGTCCTTGATGGATTTGTACCGCCGATTAGCCGATAAGGCCCCGGACCAAAAGCATAAGGAGCTTATTTTGCAGGCATTGGCGCTCAAAAATATCCATTTCAATCAATTTGCCAGCCTATACCGGGCGCTTACCGGAATCGAGCCGATTTACGAGACCGATCCCATCGCTTTTGACGGCTACGAGGACGGACTGAGAATCGCTCGCGAAGCAGGTCTTGAAGGGTGGGAGCAGTACCGGGGTTACGGCGACCGGATCCCTTATCCGCCGATTCGACAAGTCTTTTTGTACGCATCGAGCGGGGAACAGGAAAATGCGATGCGGCTTGGTTCATTAGACCGCATCGTACTCAAAGACTACGGTCCGGATCCGTTTGTGGTCAATATCGAGGAAGCTGCTGAAACGAACAATACGTACCGCACCGCTTTATGGACGGGGAATCATCTCCAGGTCACCGTTATGAGCATCGGCGTCGGCGACGACATCGGACTCGAGGTTCATCCGGATACGGACCAGTTCATCCGGATTGAAGAGGGGCAGGGGTTCGTTCAGATGGGCGACAGCCGGGACCGGCTCGATTTTCAAGCACAGGCTTATGAAGACTACGCGATCATGATCCCCGCCGGAAAGTGGCATAATGTAACAAACACGGGCAATCAACCGCTTAAGGTTTACGTGATTTATGCGCCGCCCGAGCACCCGCGCGGCACCGTTCATCCCACCAAAGCGGACGCCATGGCTTCCGAAGCCGCTCACTGA